Proteins encoded together in one Pseudomonas sp. ADAK13 window:
- the ccoM gene encoding cytochrome c oxidase subunit CcoM, whose product MFFDNVVFAGVLTVGLMVMFFVGFGIFIWKDANKRKKP is encoded by the coding sequence ATGTTTTTCGATAATGTGGTATTTGCCGGAGTGCTGACGGTTGGCCTCATGGTGATGTTCTTTGTTGGGTTTGGAATTTTTATCTGGAAAGACGCTAACAAGCGTAAGAAGCCTTAG
- a CDS encoding inorganic phosphate transporter → MIDLFSGLDAWVLVSLLLALAFVLAFEFINGFHDTANAVATVIYTKAMPPHLAVFFSGVFNFLGVLLGGVGVAYAIVHLLPVELLINVNTGHGLAMVFSLLAAAITWNLGTWYFGIPASSSHTLIGSILGVGLANALINDIPLADGVNWQKAIDIGASLVFSPMAGFVVAALVLLGLKWWRPLSKMHKTPDQRRKLDDKKHPPFWNRLVLVISAMAVSFVHGSNDGQKGIGLIMLVLIGIVPAQFVLDLGSTTYQIERTRDATLHLNQFYQRNQETLGEFLALGKSVKDDLPGKFQCNPQQTEPTINALLGTLKGVSDYHSLTAEHRIEVRRYLLCLDDTAKKVGKLPGLDAREKSDLDKLRKDLTATTEYAPFWVILAVALALGLGTMVGWKRVVLTIGEKIGKQGMTYAQGMSAQITTASMIGLANIFSLPVSTTHVLSSGVAGTMVANKSGLQGGTVKTILMAWVLTLPATVGLSAGLFWLASKALGS, encoded by the coding sequence ATGATCGATTTATTCAGCGGACTGGATGCTTGGGTTCTCGTGAGCCTGTTGCTCGCCCTGGCCTTTGTCCTCGCCTTCGAGTTCATCAATGGCTTTCATGACACCGCTAACGCGGTTGCCACAGTCATCTATACCAAAGCCATGCCTCCGCATCTGGCCGTGTTCTTCTCCGGGGTATTCAACTTCCTCGGCGTGTTGCTCGGTGGTGTCGGTGTTGCGTATGCCATCGTGCACTTGCTGCCGGTGGAGCTGCTGATCAATGTGAACACCGGCCACGGTCTGGCCATGGTCTTCTCATTATTGGCAGCGGCGATCACCTGGAACCTCGGCACCTGGTATTTCGGGATCCCGGCGTCCAGCTCCCACACCCTGATCGGTTCGATCCTCGGTGTCGGCCTGGCCAACGCCCTGATCAACGACATTCCCCTGGCTGACGGCGTGAACTGGCAGAAAGCGATCGATATCGGCGCTTCGCTGGTGTTCTCGCCCATGGCCGGTTTCGTGGTGGCAGCCCTGGTGCTGCTGGGCCTGAAATGGTGGCGCCCGCTGTCGAAAATGCACAAGACGCCGGACCAGCGCCGCAAGCTCGACGACAAAAAGCACCCACCGTTCTGGAACCGCCTGGTACTGGTGATTTCGGCCATGGCCGTGAGCTTTGTGCACGGTTCCAACGACGGGCAGAAAGGCATCGGCCTGATCATGCTGGTGTTGATTGGTATTGTGCCGGCGCAGTTCGTACTGGACCTGGGCAGCACCACCTACCAGATCGAGCGTACCCGCGACGCCACGCTGCACCTGAATCAGTTCTACCAGCGCAATCAAGAGACCCTCGGAGAGTTCCTCGCCTTGGGCAAAAGCGTGAAAGACGACCTGCCGGGCAAGTTCCAGTGCAATCCGCAGCAGACTGAACCGACCATCAACGCCCTGCTGGGTACATTGAAAGGTGTCTCTGACTACCATTCACTGACCGCCGAGCACCGGATTGAAGTGCGCCGCTACCTGTTGTGCCTGGACGACACCGCGAAGAAAGTGGGCAAGTTGCCTGGCCTGGATGCGCGTGAGAAGTCAGACCTGGACAAATTGCGCAAGGACCTGACGGCGACTACCGAATACGCACCGTTCTGGGTGATCCTGGCCGTAGCGTTGGCCTTGGGCCTGGGCACTATGGTGGGCTGGAAGCGTGTGGTGTTGACCATTGGCGAGAAGATCGGCAAGCAAGGCATGACCTATGCCCAGGGCATGTCGGCGCAGATCACCACGGCCAGCATGATTGGCCTGGCTAACATCTTCAGCCTGCCGGTTTCCACGACCCATGTGTTGTCGTCGGGTGTGGCGGGGACCATGGTGGCTAACAAGAGCGGCCTGCAAGGTGGCACCGTCAAGACCATTCTGATGGCTTGGGTGTTGACGTTGCCGGCGACTGTGGGCCTTTCGGCCGGGTTGTTCTGGTTGGCGTCCAAGGCTTTGGGTAGCTGA